The genome window ATCGTATAGAGGATGTTGGCCGCATCCATTGACTCTATCTTCCTGTCGGGAGGTGCGAAGAGTCTTTCGTAGGCAAAATCGATGAACCTGTCCATGGAGAAAATGGCCGGCGGCCGGAAAGACACCTTGATGATGTCCGCAATGTATTTCCTCAGGAAATGAGAAGGTCTCTTGCCTGGAAAGACTACGATATTCTCTGCAAGATGCTCCCAATTAAGAGCTGAACCCCTTCCACGAGTTCCACCGCCCCCTTGAGGTCCTACGGTCGATTCTCCGTTGGAAGGAGCCCGAAGCTTCTCAACTCCAGGGGCCGCTCCGTTTTCGAGGAGAATATCCGCAATAAATCTGACCAGGTCAGTATCCGGCGCAAGAAGTTTGTTCACATTATCTCCTTTGCCATTCCGCTATCTACATAGGCAAGGTAACCGGTAACGTTTCTCCCAGGATAGATCTGCCGGATCATTTCTACATATCTACGCACCTGTTCACTATGGCTCTGAATCTCTTTGTCGCCGGTGCCCGACTTGAAATCAATTGCGGTGACTTGCCCCGCATCAACCAGAAGTCTGTCCAATCTCTGTACGTTGCCTTCCTCATCTACATATTCAACCTCCCTGTGCACACGCCGCCCAGGGAGTCTCTCAAACCAGGGCTTCACCGCATCTGAGTTCACGAAATTCGAGATGACGCGCGCGGCATTTTCAGGATCATCGCACTCCATCCCGGATGAAATTGCGTCCTTCACCAACCTCTGGATTTGCTTCTCGATATCGCGGTCAATGAATTCTATTCCCGAAAGCACGGCGTGCAGGAATTCCCCGTGCCGCGCCTCAGCAAACCTCTTCTCGGTCCATGGTTCAGCGTCCCAGCCAGGACCGAACTCCTTCTTCACGACCAATGGGAGTCTCACTTCCGCAGGAGCCGGCTCTGGTTTTCGTCCTTCTCTGCCTCCAGCCGGTTTCCCGGCTTCAACTTCTTCGAAAAGTTCGAGGCATTTCTCGACTTTCTTGGGGGCAACTATGCAGTACAGTTCATCCCCTGCCCTGGTATTGCAGACATACAGCATGTTCAGTTTCTGTATATTGTCATCTTCTCGTTTCGACTCGAAGAGAGAGTCGATATGGTCCGATCCTTTTCCACAGAAATCCTTCACAATGTAGTGCGTGATCAGTTTGCTCCCGCGCTTGTCAAAGAAGAATCCGGCACCTCGGCCTCCTCTCCACTCACGCAGAATGTTGATCACAACCGGGAAGCCGAGGCCTTTTGCCTTGTGAAATGTCATGACCCGTATCGAATTGATGAAAGCCGGCAGCGCCATCTCCATGGAACCTTCGTCCCAACCGCGCCGCTCGGAAACGGTCTCAATGAAATCTCTTATGCTGTTCTTTCCCGCCTTCTCCATCTCAATCACCGATTCCAGGAATCTGACAAGCGAACTTGTTTCCTGCGGAAAGTTTTCAAAGATTGAGAACTTCCTGAAAATCAGGGAAACCAGATCATATATTGGATAGAATTCAACATTGTTGAAGGGCTCCTCGAAGAAAACGCCCCACAGTTTTCCAAGTTGTGCATCCGCCATGAATCCCTTGTAGAGGTAGTCATTGCCTGTTTGCCGGTTTCTCATGATGAAGGCCGAGATTTCATCGCGGGTAACGCCTTCGCGTTTTGCAGCTGGGAGGAACACGTTGCCACATATGAAGACTGCAAACGACAAATCATCCACCGGGGAATCCAGGAACTTGAGGAGGGAAAGAAGTTCCATGACTACTTTTCTCTTCTTCACATCAAGGGAGCTGTATGACGCAGAAGGATAGTTCCATTCGTTGAGCCACGACACGATCCTCTCAACGTCATCATTCTTCTGCGTCAGTACCGCGATGTCGCCGAATGTGTACCTCTTCAGTACGTCTTCGACTATCTCCTTGAGTACCGCCTTCTCGGGTTCCTCCGGTGCGTCCTCGTCGTCCTTGTCTTTCGGTCCCAATATCCTCACCTGTACGCGCCCAAAATTCACCTTCTTCTCTTTGGGGATCTGCTCATATGTCGTAAGCCCGGTTCTGTCTTCGCCAAGAATCTCAGGTATCGATGCCAGTCTCTTCTTGAAAACCTCGTTCACGTACTCGAGGATGATCCCGCCGCTGCGGTAGTTCGTCTCCAGCGGTTCAACTGACGCGTTCGGCCAGACGATTTGGACCAGCGGGTCCCCTTCCGGACTTCCTGACCTTATGCCCTGCATCATCGCCAGCATTATCTTGTAGTCTGCATCCCTGAACAGGAATATCGCCTGCTTGAGATCTCCGACTGCGAAAAAGGTCCCACCCTTCGAAAGCGATTCCTCCACAAGCGGCCGGATATTTCCCCACTGCACCGGGGCAGTATCCTGGAACTCATCCATGAGGAAGTGGCACAATGTATCACCCAGCGAGTAGTACACTTCCGGGACTACCTCGAGACCTCCCCTGTTGATGAAGTTGTTCAGCTCCCTGTTGATGTCCCCGATGTGAATTGTGCCCAGCTCCTTCTTCACGTCCCCGAGATGCTTCCCGAAACTCTCATACACAGGTCCGTAATGGGAGTACTTGGATACGGACAGACTCTCCAAATAGCCGGGTATGATCTCCGCAAGTCTGTTCCATTCCGCTTTCAATCTGTCATACAACTCCGGATTCGCTTTCTTGCCTGATGTCGGAGGATCTCCCGAGTAGGGCCTGGCTATTAGGTACACATGATTCTTGTGAGCCAGTCCTTCTGCGAAGCTCGCGTAATTCCTCTTGTGCGGCGGAAAAGTCTCAATGTGCTTCCCGATCATCTCAAACACTGTTCTTATCTGCTCAAAATATCCGTTAACCTTCTCCCACTGGTCATCAAATACCACATCGCCCATGTTTCTCAATTCTTCTTCCAGCAGGCCAGTAAACTTCTTTCTCATGTCAAACCACGGGTTCCATCTGTAGCTTTTCGAGTAGCCTTCATTGAGAAGATCGAGAAACACTTCCATCCTCTTCGTCACTTCACTTACTTCTTCCTTCCCTTCCGCCACCTCTCTGAACATGAGCTCGAGAGCCATTTCGATGAGCATGTCCTGCGAAAGAGTCACCTGGACCTCGGGCGGCAATCCGAGCTCCCACGCCGAAGCTCTGAGGATCCTGTTCATGAAACTGTCAATCG of Candidatus Eisenbacteria bacterium contains these proteins:
- a CDS encoding UvrD-helicase domain-containing protein — its product is MSVLKKDTRLKFPHLLLIDASAGSGKTHTLAQRFVQFLLSGNVPHNELSNILAITFTNNAAREMKERIIHWLKLLALNSDCEEREQMCEILEMSPEEISRRAGLAIEKVLDGYSDFHVQTIDSFMNRILRASAWELGLPPEVQVTLSQDMLIEMALELMFREVAEGKEEVSEVTKRMEVFLDLLNEGYSKSYRWNPWFDMRKKFTGLLEEELRNMGDVVFDDQWEKVNGYFEQIRTVFEMIGKHIETFPPHKRNYASFAEGLAHKNHVYLIARPYSGDPPTSGKKANPELYDRLKAEWNRLAEIIPGYLESLSVSKYSHYGPVYESFGKHLGDVKKELGTIHIGDINRELNNFINRGGLEVVPEVYYSLGDTLCHFLMDEFQDTAPVQWGNIRPLVEESLSKGGTFFAVGDLKQAIFLFRDADYKIMLAMMQGIRSGSPEGDPLVQIVWPNASVEPLETNYRSGGIILEYVNEVFKKRLASIPEILGEDRTGLTTYEQIPKEKKVNFGRVQVRILGPKDKDDEDAPEEPEKAVLKEIVEDVLKRYTFGDIAVLTQKNDDVERIVSWLNEWNYPSASYSSLDVKKRKVVMELLSLLKFLDSPVDDLSFAVFICGNVFLPAAKREGVTRDEISAFIMRNRQTGNDYLYKGFMADAQLGKLWGVFFEEPFNNVEFYPIYDLVSLIFRKFSIFENFPQETSSLVRFLESVIEMEKAGKNSIRDFIETVSERRGWDEGSMEMALPAFINSIRVMTFHKAKGLGFPVVINILREWRGGRGAGFFFDKRGSKLITHYIVKDFCGKGSDHIDSLFESKREDDNIQKLNMLYVCNTRAGDELYCIVAPKKVEKCLELFEEVEAGKPAGGREGRKPEPAPAEVRLPLVVKKEFGPGWDAEPWTEKRFAEARHGEFLHAVLSGIEFIDRDIEKQIQRLVKDAISSGMECDDPENAARVISNFVNSDAVKPWFERLPGRRVHREVEYVDEEGNVQRLDRLLVDAGQVTAIDFKSGTGDKEIQSHSEQVRRYVEMIRQIYPGRNVTGYLAYVDSGMAKEIM